The genomic DNA ACTGACTGACAGTAGACCGTATGAGCTAGGTCGCCGGGCGGCTGTGACCGCGTGTCCCTCGCGTGGTCGACCGCTACAGTTCGCGTGCGATGTAGTCGTCTATCGCGGCGACGCGATCGGGATCGTACGTCCAGAAGCCATCCCAGACACGCGGTTCGACCTCGAGACAGACCAGTGCCGCTGGCTCGAGAGCCGACGCGTCCGAACGATCGACGTGCTCGTCGGGGTTGTAGACGACGAACCAGCCATCTCGGTACTCGGCGGCTGTTCCGGTGTGGACCGTCACATCGAGGTCGATTGTCGCCGGGCTATCGGCACCGTAGACGTGGATGTCGACATCGGTTGCTTCGAGGCTTGCGTAGACGTCGTGGGTGCCGATCTCGTCGTCGAGACGCGAGAGGTGTTGAAACGCTGATCGTAGCGTTCCGGCTCCGCCCGCCCAAGCCCGCTGTTCGATATATCGGGAAACGATGATCAACAGGAGCTTCTCTTTGTGTGCGAGCGGATAGCCGCGTAGTCGGAGCCGGGTTTCTGCAAGCCCCGAGAGCACGTCGGGAAACTCGATCTCGCCGACACCGCGTGCGCCAGTGACGAACAGATCGGAGTTGATCGCAAGGAGCGCGTCGTACAACTCGTCCATTGGGGAGGCTGCGACCGGCGTCCCGTCCTCGAGGAGGACGGCGGTATCCGCGCCCGTCTCGAGCGTCGTGGCGATCTCGGGCGCGAGTTGCCTCTCGGACGGGACGGTCGCATCCGGGTCGACGCTGATCGACTGGCCGTCGAACGCGTCGGTGAGCATCGCCTCGAGTGGTCCCGCTGCATCCTCGTTGACGACTGCGATCGTCCGGTCGGGTGAACCGATGTCCTCGATAAACGATCGAAGAGTCACTGTCGGGTGTTTTGTCGTTGGGCACCTATAGTAACAACTGAAACGATTTACACACCGATCGAACAGTCCTCGTGCGATCGGGTGTACATTGACTTTCAGTGGCTACTATAACTGTTCTTGCCACCGGCTGGCTCGAGCTGCCGACCGGGGGTGGGGTACACTGCACGGGTCGGCGTGGCTGGGCTGCTGCCGGTGCGGTTACTCGCCGGTCACAGGGTCTCGATTCCAGAACTCGCTGCCCTTTTTCAGTTTCGGCACCCACGTGTCCGTGGTCTTCGAGAGCAACGCGACGCGCGATGCCGGGACGCCCATGACCTCGTCGAACTCGGGCATGTGCTCCGTGACTTTCTCAGCGAACTCGATGACGTCCTCGTGGTCGGGCATCGACGAGCGGTCGAGGCGGCCCCGTGAGTGCCCGACGTGCATGTAGGCTTTCAGTTCGATGAAGTCGGGATCGGCCTGCTGGTAGAAGCCGGCGTACCAGTCGGGGTGGTGCATGTTTTCGCCGTCGACGAGCGTCGTCCGGATAACGGTGCGGGTCTCGTCTTTTTCGGCGAGGACGGCCATCGTCTCGAGCAGCTTCTCCCAGGCGTCGTCTTCCATCGCGCCGACGACCTGATCGAAGGTGTGGCGTTCGGGGGCGTCGACGCTGACGTACAGCTGGGTGGGGTCGCATTCACGGAGCACCTCGGGACGGGTGCCATTCGAGACGAGGAAGGTGGTGATGTCGCGGTCGTGGAAGGCCTCAATGAGTTCGGGCAGGTAGGGATACAGCGTCGGCTCGCCGTCGAGGCTGATGGCGACGTGGCGCGGTTCCATCGCCTGCTCGAAGACCTCGCGGGGAACCTCCTCGTTGCCGCCGAAGCCCGAGAGCAGTTTCTTCTGGAGTTTGATCGAGGCGTCGACCACCGCTTCGGGGTCGTCCCACTCGACGTCGTCCAGTTCGTAGGCGTGGCCGTTGTGATCGCGCCAGCAGAAGACACACCGCTCGTTGCACCGGACGACTGGCGTCATCTGGATACAGCGGTGGGACTCGATGCCGTAGAAAATGTTCTTGTAACACTTGCCCTCGCCGCGCAGGGCGTTTGCCGTCCAGCCGCAGGTCTGGGCTGCCGTGTGGTTCTCACTGTGGTAGTCCGGGCTCGAGACCTGTGCCGCTCCGCCATCGTCGGCGTCGGCCCCGGAGGGTGCGGAATCGCTCATGTTAGCGGCTGTTGGATCGGGTCGGGCAAAAGGCGTGTGGTGTGCCGAGCGGGTGCCCGGTCAGACAGACTCCTGTCAGTGGGTGCTGGCGCACCCACGACACCGCCCGTGGGTTTGCCGGGATCCAGTGACAGCAGCCCGTCTCAGTCGTCGCGGCGCCTGTCGCTCGAGGAGTCGCTGTCGGAGCCATCCGGCAGCGAGAACGGATCGGCAGGCTCGTCGCCATGTGTCGTGTCGTCGCGCTCAAACAGGTACAGCGCCGGCCCACCGACGACCATCACGAGCAAGCCGGGAATCGGAACGGCAAGCGGGGCGAGATAGAGTCCCAACGCACTCCCCCAGGCGACGATTACGATACCTGCCCAGAGCGGCGGCCTCGAGACCTCGTTTCGGGCCGCGTCCCGGTAGACGACACCGGCACAGCCGAGAATGGCTGCGACTCCCACCAGCGCGACTGCCATCCCCTGCAGCGAAACCATATCGCTCGTTAGACCGCCGGCTGTAAGTGAGTGTCGCGATCCGCCGATCGAGCCACGGCTCGCGCATGCGCGAGTGTGTGCCAACTTCTGTCAGTCAGTTCCAGTACACCTGCACGACGATCACAGTTGCACCGGTACACAGTGACAGCAGATCAGACGAGCCAATCACCGGTAGTGCTCTATAGCACTATGTAGGTATGAGAGAACTATGTGGCAACTGATCCATATATATGGCTCATAGCATCGTATTTTTATAGCCTCCCGAATTGCACACGTGATGGCAGACAACCAGTTCGGGCCCTCTGCTGACGGGGTATCGCGACGGAAGTTCATCGCTGCGACCGGCGCTCTTGGATCGATGGCAGCCGCCGGCTGTCTCGGGAACGCAAGCGAGGGGAGCAGCGACACTGAACCGCTGACGGCTGACGGCTCGTCGACCGTTTACCCGATCACCAATGACGCTGATTCGCTCTGGAACGGGAACCCGCCGGCAGACGACCAGGAGTACTGGGGGCCGGGCCAGTACGATATCGACACGGATCAAAACCTCGCAGACTACTGGGCTGGCCTCTACGGGTTCGAACCAACCGAAGAGCGCAGCGTCCCGCCGTTCCCGACGCAGGTCGCGTTGAGCCACTCCGGGACGGGTGTCGAGGGAGTCATCAACGAACGCGTCGATATCGGTGACGCGAGTTCGACGGCCGAATCCATCCTCGGATCCGACCACGAGGAACTGGACAACATCGTTGACCACGTCGTTGCTGTCGACGGCCAGCCGATCGTCGTGAGCCGCGAGATCTACGACGCAGGCGTCACGCAGGTCACTGGCGACGAACTCCGCGCGATTTACAAAGGAGAGCTCACGAACTGGAGCGAACTCGGCGGCCCGGACAAGGAGATCTACGCGATCGGTCGTGCGGAAGACTCCGGGACCGACACCGCGTTCCGCAGCAATCTCTACGGTGACCCCGAGGAACCGATCGATCCCGACACCCGAAAGGGGCAAAACCAGCAGGTCGCGACCCTCGTCGAGCAAAACGACAACGCGATCGCGTACATCGCACTCGCGTTCGTCGAACCCGACGGTGCGACCCCGCCGATCGGCCTCGAGCTGGACGGCACCCTCTACGAGTACGGCACGAACCTCGGTGCAAAGGAATATCCGCTCAGCCGGGACCTTCACTGCTATACTTACGATGGAACTGACAAACGCGAGAGCGCCTTTATCAACATGATCCTCTCGGAGTTCGGGCAGACGAACTTCGTCGAACCGAACAACTACTTCAAACTCCCACCGGAGCGTCGCGAGGAGGAACGAGGAAAGCTGGCAGACCAGGCCTGATCGGTTCTCTCGGCTCGCGCCGCCCGGCTATCGTCCGGTCTGACTATCTTCCAGTCGAGAATCACACACTATAACACTATTATGTTAGGCATACGCACGACGATGTCACAAGCGGCATCACAGACATCGCGCCGGACGCTGTCGCTGGTTCGAACAGCGATGGACTTAGACCGGCCGAGTCTGCTCCTTGTGACGGCACAGATACTGTTGATCATCGGGACGTTCGCCGGATTCGTCATCCAATCGACGTGGACGATGCTACTCCTGTACGGCTTCCTGTTGGCCGCCGGCATCGGCTGGGTGACTCGGCAGGCACTCACTGCGAAGGTGGTGACGTTTCTGATGACTGCCGCAACGCTCTCGACGCTCGGCCTCATCGGGGTGTTTCTGATCCTCGAGGCGATTCCGGTGGTTCGCCACGCTGGGCTCGACCTCATCTGGCCGTTCGGCTCGAACGAATGGAGTTCGACGCAGGGGCAGTTCTCGCTCGTTCCGATGATCTGGGGGACGCTGCTCACGACGGTCGTCGCGATCGTAATCGCGGCCCCGTTTGGCGTCGCTGGGGCGCTCTTCATCAGCGAGATCGCACCCGATTGGCTGCGTGAAATCGTCAAGCCAGCCGTCGAGTTGTTGGCAGGTGTGCCGTCGATCGTGTACGGCTTCATCGGGTTTACGGTCATCAACCCCTACGTCGGCAATCTGTTGTCGATCAATCCGGGCGCGCTGTTCGCCATCGGACTCGTGATCGGCTTTATGGCGCTTCCGACGGTCATCTCCGTGGCCGAAGACGCCCTCTCGGCGGTCCCGGAGTCGATGAAAGACGGCTCGATGGCGATGGGTGCGACGGACTGGCAGACGATGAAAAGCGTCTCCATTCCGACCGCGTTCTCCGGTATCTCCGCGGCTGTTCTGCTGGGGGTTGGCCGAGCCATCGGTGAGACCATGGCCGCGACGGTGATGATCTCACACAGCCGTCGATTGCCTAAACCGGAGCTGTACAACGCCTTCGACAGCACGGAAACGCTGACGACGCTGATCGCTGCCAGTTACGGACACGTCACGCCGGGTGAGTTGTTCTGGAGTGCGCTGTTCGCCGCTGGCGTTCTCCTGATGGTCATCGTCACTGGACTCGGTATCGTCTCGGAACTCGTCGAACAGCGAATGCATCGGAAACTGCGGGGTGGACAATGAGCGACGCATACGAGGTACAACTCGTCGACAGCGGTGACACGACTTACGAACGAAGTGCGATCGGTGTCGTCGTCGGTTCGTTCGGGGCCTTCGTGCTCAGTATCGCAGCACTGTTCGGGTGGGTCTCGACGGCGACGTACTTCGGCGGGGTGCTCCTCGCACTCGGCATCGCGACCGGGATGCTCGGTGCCGTCTCGCGGTGGGGCGGGGTTCAGACGACGCCCGACCGATCGCCCGGTCTCAGCGCCGGCCTCGTTCAGGCGTTCCTCTGGACGGCCACCACCGGCTTCGTCGCCAGTAACACGCTCGGGCTCGGTGGACTCGGATGGATCGTCGCCGTGGTCGTGGGGCCACTCGTCGGCGCGCTCACGCTCATGACGCGCGAGGATCTCGGTGCGACGATTCCGACCGCGGCGTTCGTCGCCTTCGTCGGTGTCACCATCACGACCGGCGTGATCTCCCCGTCGTGGACGTGGGAACCCGCGGCGTTCGACGCCGTTATTCCTGGGCAACTCGCGATTCCGCTCTTGACGATGGTCGGCGGTCTCCTCGCAGGCCAATCGAGCGCGATCGCCTACGATGGCTTCGGCACGCGTGGCAGACAGAACGGAGCGTTCCTGCTGATCTCACTGGTCGTGTTGCTCACGCTCTCGGTGCTTGCGTTCCTCCTCGTGTTCGTGTTCGAGCGCGGCATCATGGTCGTCCTCGAGAACCTCACGATCGGTGCCGGGACGGCCCTGCTCCTCGCCGCGGCGGCGCTCGTCGTGTCGGTTCGGGGTGGACACATCAACCCGGCGACCGCGGACGGGACCGACAAGATCGGTTCGTTCGTTCAACTCGCCGTTGTAACCGTACTCGGACTCGTCACCCTGGCCTTCACATATGCAATCGTCGCGAACCACACCATCTCGGGGGACACGGTGACGATCGAACCGACGAGCACCGTCGGTGCGCTGCCGGGACTGCTCGTCGGCCTCGTCTTCCTGAACGTACTCCGGCGCTCGAGTTCGCCGTGGTCGCCGGACACCGAGGCTGGTCGTACCGTTGCCCGTCTCATCGCCGTCGCAGTCGGCGCGATGATCGTGCTCGTCTTCCTCGAGTTCCTCGTCGGAGTCGAGCTCGCGGTCGGCGGACTCGCGATCGTCCCGATACTCGCGCTCGTCGTCGGTGGCGTTTCGGCGATTACGGCCGTCGCGACCGGGAGCGCACGCGTTAGTGGTCAGTCGCTCCCGACGTGGATTCCGCCGCTGACACGGACTGGCGGCGTCACGGTGGGCGCGTTCGTTATCTGCTGTCTGCACGCTGTGTTCACGGGCAGCGCTGTCGGCGGTGCAGTCGGGATCGCAGCCAACGGTGCCATCGACTGGCCGTTCGTGATGAACCCGTCACAGGGGCTCGGCATCCAGAAAGGCGTGATGCCGGCGATGGTCGGGACGATTTGGGTCGTCCTCGGAGCCGTCCTCTTCGCCGTTCCCCTGGCCGTCGGGGCTGCCGTCTTCCTCACCGAGTACGCCGAAGACAGTCTCTTCACCCGCGCGGTCGACATCGCCACGAACGGTCTCTGGAGCACGCCCAGTATCGTCTTCGGGCTGTTCGGACTCGCGTTCCTTGTCCCGCGATTCGGCGGCAACCCAT from Natrinema sp. HArc-T2 includes the following:
- a CDS encoding histidine kinase → MTLRSFIEDIGSPDRTIAVVNEDAAGPLEAMLTDAFDGQSISVDPDATVPSERQLAPEIATTLETGADTAVLLEDGTPVAASPMDELYDALLAINSDLFVTGARGVGEIEFPDVLSGLAETRLRLRGYPLAHKEKLLLIIVSRYIEQRAWAGGAGTLRSAFQHLSRLDDEIGTHDVYASLEATDVDIHVYGADSPATIDLDVTVHTGTAAEYRDGWFVVYNPDEHVDRSDASALEPAALVCLEVEPRVWDGFWTYDPDRVAAIDDYIAREL
- the twy1 gene encoding 4-demethylwyosine synthase TYW1, which translates into the protein MSDSAPSGADADDGGAAQVSSPDYHSENHTAAQTCGWTANALRGEGKCYKNIFYGIESHRCIQMTPVVRCNERCVFCWRDHNGHAYELDDVEWDDPEAVVDASIKLQKKLLSGFGGNEEVPREVFEQAMEPRHVAISLDGEPTLYPYLPELIEAFHDRDITTFLVSNGTRPEVLRECDPTQLYVSVDAPERHTFDQVVGAMEDDAWEKLLETMAVLAEKDETRTVIRTTLVDGENMHHPDWYAGFYQQADPDFIELKAYMHVGHSRGRLDRSSMPDHEDVIEFAEKVTEHMPEFDEVMGVPASRVALLSKTTDTWVPKLKKGSEFWNRDPVTGE
- a CDS encoding PstS family phosphate ABC transporter substrate-binding protein yields the protein MADNQFGPSADGVSRRKFIAATGALGSMAAAGCLGNASEGSSDTEPLTADGSSTVYPITNDADSLWNGNPPADDQEYWGPGQYDIDTDQNLADYWAGLYGFEPTEERSVPPFPTQVALSHSGTGVEGVINERVDIGDASSTAESILGSDHEELDNIVDHVVAVDGQPIVVSREIYDAGVTQVTGDELRAIYKGELTNWSELGGPDKEIYAIGRAEDSGTDTAFRSNLYGDPEEPIDPDTRKGQNQQVATLVEQNDNAIAYIALAFVEPDGATPPIGLELDGTLYEYGTNLGAKEYPLSRDLHCYTYDGTDKRESAFINMILSEFGQTNFVEPNNYFKLPPERREEERGKLADQA
- the pstC gene encoding phosphate ABC transporter permease subunit PstC yields the protein MSQAASQTSRRTLSLVRTAMDLDRPSLLLVTAQILLIIGTFAGFVIQSTWTMLLLYGFLLAAGIGWVTRQALTAKVVTFLMTAATLSTLGLIGVFLILEAIPVVRHAGLDLIWPFGSNEWSSTQGQFSLVPMIWGTLLTTVVAIVIAAPFGVAGALFISEIAPDWLREIVKPAVELLAGVPSIVYGFIGFTVINPYVGNLLSINPGALFAIGLVIGFMALPTVISVAEDALSAVPESMKDGSMAMGATDWQTMKSVSIPTAFSGISAAVLLGVGRAIGETMAATVMISHSRRLPKPELYNAFDSTETLTTLIAASYGHVTPGELFWSALFAAGVLLMVIVTGLGIVSELVEQRMHRKLRGGQ
- the pstA gene encoding phosphate ABC transporter permease PstA produces the protein MSDAYEVQLVDSGDTTYERSAIGVVVGSFGAFVLSIAALFGWVSTATYFGGVLLALGIATGMLGAVSRWGGVQTTPDRSPGLSAGLVQAFLWTATTGFVASNTLGLGGLGWIVAVVVGPLVGALTLMTREDLGATIPTAAFVAFVGVTITTGVISPSWTWEPAAFDAVIPGQLAIPLLTMVGGLLAGQSSAIAYDGFGTRGRQNGAFLLISLVVLLTLSVLAFLLVFVFERGIMVVLENLTIGAGTALLLAAAALVVSVRGGHINPATADGTDKIGSFVQLAVVTVLGLVTLAFTYAIVANHTISGDTVTIEPTSTVGALPGLLVGLVFLNVLRRSSSPWSPDTEAGRTVARLIAVAVGAMIVLVFLEFLVGVELAVGGLAIVPILALVVGGVSAITAVATGSARVSGQSLPTWIPPLTRTGGVTVGAFVICCLHAVFTGSAVGGAVGIAANGAIDWPFVMNPSQGLGIQKGVMPAMVGTIWVVLGAVLFAVPLAVGAAVFLTEYAEDSLFTRAVDIATNGLWSTPSIVFGLFGLAFLVPRFGGNPSIFAAQLVLGFMLLPLVLITSREAMKSVPDEYRDASAALGVSKWQTIRSVVVPASMPGVITGVILGVGRIAGETAPLLLVLNGPNFPTRSPGILSSFMIRVSPQPPFIHVSNPALLERASALPYQLYAVITAGVGAEESFGWGTALVLLCVVLAFFAMGVASRRYFRSKLHQ